In a single window of the Acipenser ruthenus chromosome 8, fAciRut3.2 maternal haplotype, whole genome shotgun sequence genome:
- the LOC117972712 gene encoding olfactory receptor 52E4-like, with protein sequence MSAVNVSSVRPAGFVLIGFPGLDSVQQWLSIPFTIMFIFALAANSIIVFVVKHEQALHSPMYFFLSVLAVVDIGLCTTILPNMLQIFRHSPSFISFEACFIQMFFIYFFTSLESSILVVMAYDRYVAICNPLRYTSILSTAFLGKIFSVFIIRGLILTSLIPIFASMLLYCSSNIISHCYCDHMAVAKLACTDITNNSRYGISVAFSILGVDVLFITFTYIMILRVVLKLGSNAARLKAFNTCGSHLFIIMYFYITSLFNFLVYRMGEKVPPHIHVLFAVLYLLVPPVLNPIIYAVKTKEIREAFLKHILRKKVNPATNIPV encoded by the coding sequence ATGTCTGCAGTCAACGTCTCCAGCGTGCGTCCAGCTGGGTTTGTTTTGATTGGGTTTCCCGGGCTGGATAGCGTTCAGCAGTGGCTTTCAATTCCGTTCACGATCATGTTTATTTTTGCTCTTGCAGCTAACAGTATAATAGTATTTGTTGTGAAGCACGAACAGGCTCTGCACTCCCCCATGTATTTTTTCCTGTCTGTATTGGCAGTAGTAGATATAGGTTTGTGCACCACTATATTACCTAACATGCTGCAAATATTTAGACATAGTCCCTCATTCATTTCTTTTGAAGCTTGTTTCATTCAAATGTTCTTCATTTACTTTTTTACCTCACTTGAATCTTCAATATTGGTAGTAATGGCTTATGATAGGTACGTTGCCATATGTAATCCTTTACGTTATACTTCCATTTTGTCCACTGCATTCCTGGGTAAAATATTTAGTGTGTTTATAATAAGAGGTTTAATTTTAACATCACTTATACCAATCTTTGCTTCAATGTTGCTTTACTGTTCCAGCAATATTATATCACATTGCTATTGTGATCACATGGCTGTTGCAAAATTGGCATGCACAGATATAACCAATAACAGCCGTTATGGGATTTCTGTAGCATTTTCTATATTAGGTGTAGATGTCTTATTTATTACATTCACTTATATAATGATTCTGAGAGTCGTCCTAAAGCTTGGATCAAATGCAGCCCGTCTCAAGGCCTTTAACACATGTGGCTCTcacttgtttattattatgtatttttatataacttCACTGTTTAATTTTTTAGTATACAGGATGGGTGAAAAAGTCCCTCCTCATATTCACGTTTTGTTTGCAGTCTTGTATCTTCTTGTCCCACCAGTGTTAAACCCTATAATTTATGCCGTCAAGACAAAAGAAATACGTGAAGCATTTCTGAAGCATATATTAAGGAAAAAAGTGAACCCAGCAACTAACATACCTGTATGA